The genomic stretch TTTTTAATCTTAGCAGCTTTTAGAAGTGTCACCACGCTTTCGGGTGGTGGTATATTGTCTGCTATCCTGCCATAGTTTACTCCATAAGTTCCGGTGAAGGCATTAACTGTCAAAACAAACAGcagaattattttaatacaaattcatAATGATATAGGCCAAAGCAAATTTCATTACAACTAATTCATTTGAGGAAAAGATGCCCCTAAAGAGcatagtttaataaaatcagtgATAAAATGGTTTCCAAGGATAAATAACAGAACAGCCcaccaaaaattaaaactaataaaataaaaaaatttctcttgcGATCTTTCTCTACTCAATATATGAAGAACTTGTTGCTAATTCATCCAAAGggtatcaaaattttattctaattaattaaaacattgaATGTAACAAATTTCCTTCTACATGATGATGAGTTGACCAGCTAAATAGAGATTTGCATGTTGCACAATTAACAAGAATGAGAATTTAGAACAGGGCACATACCACAAGATGAGATGACAGAGAAGATGAGGAGCCAtaggaagaaagaagagaaagacatTTGAGAGGAGGTGAATTGATGAGAGAAAGTGCATTCCATTTGATGAAAAGGTATGTTGGATTGTGAAAGCCAAGCTTTTGTAGCTCAAAAAAAGCTGAAAAAAGATGATACTTGTTCTTCAGGCATGCCATAGACCCCAGGAAATACAATAAAGATTCTTAGCCTTGGAACAAAGATGATGTCAAAGATTCTTAACCTTGATCATACAGAGATGATATTAGCACAGATTCTTACCTTTACTCACAAAGTATACCTTTTTCGCTTTCAAATCTTGAAGCCGTTTTCTCTCATTTTTGGATTTCTTTCTAAAGTTCAAACTTTTTCATTTAattgatatacttttcttggtaCATAGGAGTTTGAAGCTTCTTCCTTTTGGCTGAGCCAACCCACCGGTTTAATGCTTGTGGAGGAGGATTTTGGCACGGTAATTTCGACTTTGAACCTACATGGGACATTCAGTTGCTTTTCACCTAAAgaatagtttattttataaacaaaataatagtatttcaattacaatattttatattacaatttagggggcgtttggttcaAGTTAttgaagattattttggtaatctatcttttatttttttgtttgatttgtcagtaataaaatattacagtaatcttctattaccaatgttgacgtgacatgtaatataggtggtaatctgattaccacatttattttaggtatttaaatattaccaagataatcttgattttattataattatattataatttattaattttttgagataaaaataaatttatttttaattaatatgacaaataataaaaaaaatatttaaaaataattatatttaagggtatttaaataaaataacttactagtaatcttttattacctttaaccaaacataataattatttatatttaccaaattttatcaaacatagtaatcatttatacccagtaattttctaagtaatctatctttaagagaatctttctattttgataataaaacattaaccaaaccaaacatCCCCTTAGTGTTTGTAATGACTGAAACATCATTATTCGTTAAAAACTTTTGGATTATCAATACCCACATAGATTTGAAGGGGTATCATAATATTATGCATAGTGAGAACTGAAAGCTGCCCCTTAATATGAGAGAAACGGTTCTTCTGATGATGAAGACAAATAATGAGCTTGTAAAACTTTTACCATTTAAGAAAATAGAGCTGTGATGAATCATTTCCAGCAATGACTACAAATTCATCCGTAGAAGCACCCAGCAACCAAGGAAAATAAGAAGGCTATGCAAGCATTTAAATTCAGTTACTAACCATAGGATAAATAGAGTTTACAAGTCTAGAAACTAGGTTCCTGCACAATACAACATTAGGTGGCTGCATCATCTACCTCCTGATCTAAGGATACAGATTGATTTCTTCCTGCACAATTAAATCTACAAACACCATCAACAAGTTGAATGTTACAGTCATCCAATACGTCTCAAAAAGTTACAGGAAAAATGACAAGATATAGGAGTATTATATGGGCTAAAGTTCATGGATAAATAGTACAGCAAAGTTAACAGCTCACTGGAGCTGGCTGTTGTGGGGCTTCAGTTCGCCCCATTTGCTCAACTTTCCCAATTTCAATAACCTCTGCATCGATTTCTTTGCCTTTCTCATCAACCTGCACAGTAGAATTCTCTTCATTCTTTGGCTCGTCTTGCTTATCTTTGTTCTCAACATGGGTTGCAGGTGCTGATCTGTTGGCTTGCTCTTTCTTCACTCCCCCATTTGCATCCGTGGTCATAGCATCAGGGTTGTCCACTTTGTTGTCATCACTAGCACCAGTCCCTTTCTCACTCCGAGGATCATTTTCCAGAGAGTCTTCAACCTTCTCTTTTTCATTTGAAGTTACTTCAGTAGCTGTCTCTTCAGTTTCTGGCTTCTGCACTTCTATTGCACTTTCAATTATTTTAGCATCAGGAACTCCTTTTTCTTTGTTCTCCTTGGATTCCTCGACAGGTTTTTCATTCTCTGCACCAGTTTTCTCCAAATTGACATCTTTGTTTACAGTCTTGTCCAATTCTTGTGTTTTCTCATCTTTCTCAGTAACTTCTGCATCCTGCATTTCAACATCTTTCTCCCCCTCAGTTTTCTCTGGAGTAGCTTCAGCTTCTTTGTTATCCTTCTTTGACCCCGACAATGATTTTCGGCCTCGCTTCTTTGGAGGCTCCTTTTCTGGAGTTGGAGTTGCCTTGGCCTTCTCACTTATCCTTGCGGATCTCCTTGGGGTCTCACCAGTGCCCCAATCAAACTCTGAGATTTTAGGACTACCAGGATGAGATTTTAGGTACTGCTCCAGTTGTTTTCTGTTAATAATCTCCTCCCCAGTAGGAGCAATAAACATGATCTCACTTTTCCTCGGGGTACCCCCTTTCTTCGGCAAGTACTGCAAGAATCAGAGCAAAGAGTATCTTTGTGAGTTACACAGCCATAACCACACACGATAATCACATTGCACTCAGGCCTTTTCACACTGAGACAGCAAAAAGCACAAAAGAAATAATGCAAAGATCATCAAACCTGTACAAACAGTGCCTATATCTATCCACTTTTGTAAATATTGAATCTAGAAGTGATTAACTGACACTAAATGACAACAAATATTCTCTAGAAAGGCATTTAGTCCTTCTCCTCTAGCCTAGTGTGCACCAATTATTCATCAACACCACACCAGCTAACAATGTGCACCAAGTACTGCATCTCCTCCGTGAACAAACTTAAACAGTGGCaagaaattttatcttaaaagaaGCCACATATATCAGAGCACACTGGAAACATATAAGTTATATCTCTCCAGACATTCTAGCACAAACATGCCCATTGATTTTGACAGTAAAATTTATCATACCTATCCTTTTAAGTTAGGAAAACAATATCTATGAATGTTGTATAATGGGCTCCCTTTAAGCTTCTATAGACCATGCCATGTCTCCCGTTAATTGGCATGTAATGATAATCCAGAACAAATCACCCTTAACTTCATAGTCAAAAaccactaaaaaatatataatacctTATCCACACCTAAATAACATAGACTTTCCAAACTCAGGATATGCTCAGTCATCCACCACTTGTATTactattacatttttttaatcataattttcttttggttgTTAAATAAAACCAACTAGAGTCCCATCAGGAGAAAACATTATTGATCATATCACCTCATCAGTCAGTAATAGGGTGCTCACTCAGCACATGTAGCTGCTTAATTAACCAGTCAAACAAGAGGAAAATAACTTTACTAAGTGGCAGAATTGAGCCAAtcgaagcaaaaaaaaaaagaaacactgATGACAAGTAAAACTCATATCCACTTCAGATGTAATAACATGTAGAGTTGAGATGGCATGtcattatattaatattcaCTAAAGGCttttaaacaaagaaatatacAACCATTTAAGCTATTATGTTACATAactaaatgatttaaaattcaaacaaccATGAAACGAGGTACAAGCTCCTCATGGATACAAATTAGTCttgaatatcattatttttttgtgcACTGCACAAAGTTTATTGATGTCAAATAATATAAGTACCACAAAAAGCAGCaacatgaaaaaagaaaacaattttttttatttaagagaaGATTTAGCATGTCACCTTGACAacgaaaaaattttaaaaagtaataaatggtcaaaagattttattagtgtcccataaaagaaatttaaaaaaatatatatgaagaatTTAATGAAACTAAAACAACACTATCCTCGCAAAACCACATAAGGAAAAAAGAATTGGTAGGGGGAAAACTTTCTGTTTCCTCAAAGCTTATTTGTTTTACTTTAAGATGAATGTCACTACAGCCTTATGATATCTTGCATCTATATGCAATATAGTTTGGCATCAAGCCCTAGACAACTACGCTTGTTTCTATTAAAAGATGTTTAAATGATTTAGACCTCAAGCAGGAAGAGATGGagaaaagacaaacaaaaagCATATAAAAGCCACGGTTGATATTCAAAGGAAAAGGACATgcttgagagaatttgatttcCAGCATTTCCCCTATCTTCCTGGGTGTGCTTTCCATGATGCAATTAGagaaataaatagataaaatattcttGTATTTCATTTCTAGCTTTGTTATAAAAAACAAGTTTAGGTCACATTTAGAAGAAGTAATCCGCTAACTTAGGCTACACATATCAAAAgtaaatttttagataaaaattatataccaaatcATGAAGGTGACAACAAATTTCTGTACTTCTTTGAATTATAATAGAAGCAGCCCCATTCTTCATATTGAGATTTCCTATAATAATCATTGTCATCTCTTGCACTACTTGCACAGAATTATCATCAAACCAGGAAGAAGCATATCAATGATCCATCTATACATATATTactaataagaataattattccATCAAAATACAGAAATGGAAAGCAATATATTCAATGAAGAAAAACAGACGGAAAAGTCAAATGCATAACACACTGAGCAAATGCAGAGGAAATCTTCATAATTGCATAACACATGGTGTAACTTGTCACCATTATAAATCTGAGCATATTAACTAAAGATCTCACTAAAGCAGGATCCTGAcagagataaatataataacaaactataataaaacCCCTGTTCTCTGCAATCATAAAGACTTTAACCCCAAAAAGGacaatttatcaataatatcacAGACATTGAACCCTTCATACTCCAGAACAGCTACAATAGTTTAAGATATTTGTAAGTATACACCATCAACAAATCCAACTTGCTATGCAAGGTCAAGATGATCTATAAAACAGTCAAATAAAATGcaaaataacccaaaaaatttATCTCCCGCCAAAGTAGCCCTATGGACTATTCATTTTTCTTAATACTAAAAGTTATTTAACAAAGGGCATACAAGGATGGCATAGTCCCAGTGGACAAAAGCTATACCAAGAAAACCAGATTGActataaaacaagaaaaaactcTAACTTAACAACTTGGGGGAAATGCTAGAATAACCATGTATCAACTTGAAAAAAAGTAGTTATGAACCAATACCAGGATGGAGTTAGAGCATTGGAGCAGAAAACTCAAAAACCTCGTATGTACTTAAGGAAACAAATGCCAGTCTCTGTATCTATGGAGATATGATTTAtcattgaaattaaaagaagCATGACCAAGAAAACAACTATGCAGTAACCATTTTTTTACTGAAACTATAAGTTTCAAAATCAGAGCTATGCACTTGGCAAATACTTCCTAAAAGGTGATATTTCATAAAACTCTAGTAAGTTTATATGAAGAAACCCTGTTTCAGTTTCCTATGtatcaaatttcagttccataAAACTCTGGAAGAAATTTTGGTTGAATGCTTCCAGTAAAATGGCCCTGTCCAAACTCTACTCACTAAGTATGTACAAGAAACAAAGCTTTTCTgcaaataaatttatcattaatttttggcaggaaaataaagaaatgttcatttaaattttatcaaagacTTGAAAAATAAGGATTAATTTCACTTGGATATAAATAACTAGTTAAAATTCCAAGTGCATTGTTTGTTCTCTACAGTTTTCCGGTGAAGAACTATTAAACATAAGGAAACGAAAATTTTCCCAAATTAGTGggaaaaggataaaattttaggtggaaaaaatagaaaaaaccaAAGGGAAAGGACTCCCTAACTGCACCAACAACCAACAACAAAAGGTAAAACCTTTACAGAAAACCCTAAACAGCAAAGTTCcaccaaaaattttgaaaaaccctaaacatAAAACTCAGAACAGCCCCAAAATTTTACCTACAAATACTTCAAATTtactgaaaattaaataaaaaaaacaaggaaaatggaaattaacttcaaaagagaattaaagattaaaactttACAACCAACCCTAGCTAAAAAATCAGCACAACCAAAATTCCGCCAAAAACAACAATTCAaaccaacaaataaatatagaaaaacatAGCTTACCATAAATTAAACCACACTCACAAGCTTCCCCAACAAATCATAAAGTTCAAACCTCGAAGAACAAAAACCATAACTCTAGCTACTCAAACacagaaaacaaagaaaataagatttaaagaaagaagaagaaaccatTTTCTTCCAAGCAGGAGGTGCTGGTAGCTCAACAGAAATAACTTCCTCTTTGCTCTCCATTTCACCtgcaaaaccaaaaataaaataaccaaactAAATCCTGTTCTCTCTTTTTGTCTCCCCAAAAGTGGTGTCACAGATACCGTTGAGAGATTTTTagatatgttttgttttttttatttattttttaatgaattttctcAGTTGCTAATTCCATCCAAAGTGTTCACGATCTCGGGTAGAGATATGATAAAGTTACAACTAGAGGCACaatatttaataagattttgaaaCCATCCAATAGTAACTGGACACGTACCCTATTATAGCTGATTTGCCGACCAGCCTGCTGGGTTTTGAAGTTAAATGCTCTTAGATGTTAGCACGTgtgctttctttttttgtagTGATAGTTGTACTTAAAAATCTCATGGTTGGCGTGTGATCcagtaaaataactaaattatatgTTGTGCTCCCCCAATCTCAGTTATGGCGCGTGATCCACAGCCACAACTGTCTGGAACgataagaaaagaataaaatcacTGAAAATTTATGATAATCGGACATAGTCCTCACGTTTTGTATTAttagatttcattattatttttattagaattttgtattttataaaagaataatattatatatatattttatatttaatttaaatatataaatgatatattattattttatttttaatttaaaattattaaattatatgatgatatatataaattatgtatcaatagtatatacacatagttttattgtttataaaaattataaatgtagattagatttttttctcttaatttagatttttactctatttttataaaaattatttattttaactattttttaatttatgtatacaattttaactGTCAAttcttatcatataattttaacgAAGATTCTTAGTTAATATATACTTTACCCTTATCTTTAAGTTTCGGAATCAAAACCCCTCTTTTTTGGGTATTCATCTATATACACTTTCGaaactcaaatcaaaattataaaaattacgcattaatcttattttaatagaactaattatatatttaaatatttattctaatttacgttattatatatttaaatatttatactcttCTTTTgtaagaatattaaaaaaaaaatccttaaataatgaaatatttactGTGCTTACCTATTCCACGccataaaaatccaaaattggTAAAGTCTTCGATTTATGGTGTTTTTTTCTAATGCTGTTCATCATCCATTAGAGATTTTGTTACAATCGTGGACAGGAATGCCAAACAGATACCTTCTCTTTAGTAGATCACGCGCCAATTAAGTGTGTGGGTTGATGAGATGCACATCGCGGTGAAACAGAACCAGTTGTCGCCTGGTCGCCTAAAGATTGGATAACGTTTTAGTTGAAATGGAAAGTGGGTTTGGCGTCCGAACGTAACAGTCTTTTGAAGACAATACGGTGAGTCGTCTCCGGTTCGCTCATGCCAGCATGAGTTAGAATTTGAGGAATACAAAGAACATACGCCCAAGCAGtagatattaatattttattaaaataatatctcttatttttatttaattaaattgacaATTTAAATAACTAAATTCACTTTACTAATACAATTTCAAGTTGCTGATTAGAATTACAAAATTAGAGAAATTGCCACCACATACAAGTGTGAAAGTCGCGAGAAGTTTTCTTAGAAATACTGAAttctataaaaaattcataaaagacATTTCGTAAATTGTATTAAGTAAGTTAGagtttataaacataaaaaaggtTTGGATAAGGTTTATCTCGATTGGTTGAACAAACAAACTCTAAAATACAATAACAGATAATTAAACTCACAACTACTACAATCACTATAGTAGATAAATTAGAGTTTATAAGCATGACAGAAGTTCgaatctaaacttttttttttagaattttaatactctatcagttttattaaatcctaaaatcttGTGTCATTAAACTTTTCTTTCGATAGTTTGCGAGCTTTCAACGCTTTGATAAAGAAACTTTTCTTGGCTCCTATTGTGATTGCACCATATTAGAGTCTCTGCAAGTGATATAATTGTGGGAGCAGTGCTCAGTCAAAGGACATTGACCGAAGCGCAACTGAATTATGACACAACAAAAAGGGCATAATTGGTTTTGTGTCTACTTTCAGTAAGTTTTGATCGTACTTGATTGGGGCCAAGATTGTGGAAAAAAGTCATATGATGTGAAGCATTACATATAGGAAGACCTTTACTTGCATAAAGGGTGTGCTGATAGTATAATATGTGGACGTGTGCTTGAGGAAGAAATGCAATCTATTTTGCCGCATTGCCATGATAGAGAGGTAGGTGGTTAATCCGGGCCAACCAAGGCAACTTCAAACTTTAAAGGTACTTCAATCGGGTTTTGATTGACCCACTATGTTTAAAGATGTGTATGCCTATGTAGTATCTGGTGCTAATATCTGAAAACGAGGAACATATCTAGGAAGCATGAGATGCCTTCAAATAATTCCCAAATGTGAATTGTTGGACGAGTGAGGCAGTGAGTTTACGGGGCAATTTTCTGGTTCAtgttttaacaaatatattcttGTGATAGCAGATTATGTGTCTAAATGGGTGGTGGAAGTAGAAACACTTAGAACTAATAATGCAAGATTTGGCACAATGGTGGCACTCATTTCATAATAAAcaatttgaaatcttttaaaGTAAATGTGATAGATATCATGCATTAAGTATTCATCATTTTCCATCTGAAAATTACCTGTTGAAGTAAAGATGTCTAAT from Mangifera indica cultivar Alphonso chromosome 6, CATAS_Mindica_2.1, whole genome shotgun sequence encodes the following:
- the LOC123217978 gene encoding methyl-CpG-binding domain-containing protein 11-like; the encoded protein is MESKEEVISVELPAPPAWKKMYLPKKGGTPRKSEIMFIAPTGEEIINRKQLEQYLKSHPGSPKISEFDWGTGETPRRSARISEKAKATPTPEKEPPKKRGRKSLSGSKKDNKEAEATPEKTEGEKDVEMQDAEVTEKDEKTQELDKTVNKDVNLEKTGAENEKPVEESKENKEKGVPDAKIIESAIEVQKPETEETATEVTSNEKEKVEDSLENDPRSEKGTGASDDNKVDNPDAMTTDANGGVKKEQANRSAPATHVENKDKQDEPKNEENSTVQVDEKGKEIDAEVIEIGKVEQMGRTEAPQQPAPVSC